The window TCCATACTGCGGTGGAACATTTTTAAATCATATCTAATGAGAGATATTAAACCTAACCCTAATGCTAATAAAAAAGCAGATATAAGTATCACCGTAATCAATGAAAGTCCTTTTTGATTTTTCACACAAACTTTTTTCATTTTCTTGCTCCTTTTAAAACATAGAGCACTGATTATGCGATGACATTTCTCTTTTTAAGATTATACCATAAAATATACTTATTGTCAATATATTTTTTTGATTATTTCTTTAATGATTTTTGCCTCTGGGAAGTCGGGCTGTAATTGAAGGACTTTATTCAAAATTTCTTTTGCCTTAATATTATCTCCTTTTTTATAATAAGCCAGACCAAGATGATAAGTAATCATTGGTTGAGTTGGAGCACGCATAGCGGCCTGTTCTAAATTAGCGATTGCCTCGTCATATCTGGCTAATTGATAATACACCCAACCGAGTGTATCAAGGGTTCCTGCGGAATTAGGGGCTAATTTAACGGCAGTTATAGCTAAAGAAAGAGCAGATTTAAGATTAGTTCCTTGTTCTGCATAGAGATACGCAAGATTATTATATGGTTGTGCAAAATCAGGATTGAATTCAATTGCGGCTTTATAAGTGGTTATTGCCTCTTCATATCTTTTTTCAATCTCATAAATTATCCCTAATCTTAAATATACCAGAGGTAATTTCTGGTTAATCGCTAATGCCTTTTTATAGGCATCTATGGATTCTTGATACATCTTTTGAGTAAAATAGACATTGCCCAGATGTTCATAGCCAGGGAAAAATTTTGGTTCTATGTCAATAGCCTTTTTAAATTGAGTTACCGCCTCTTCGGTTTTTCCTTGACTAAAAAACGCTGACCCTAAATAATCATATCCAACAGGATTATCCGGCAGTATTTTTATTACCTGACTAAATGTGGCAATGGCATCATCATAAGAACGAATCTCCATATAAACAGAGCCGAGTCTAAGGTAGGTGTCAGAATTACGGGGTTCTATTTTAATGACTTTTTTATACTCATCAATTGCCTCATTTTTTCTTCCTTGAAGATAATAAAGATTAGCCAAATTATAGTGGGTATTTGCAGAATCAGGATTTAATTTTAGAGATTTTTCAAATTGAATTTCTGCGGCTTTTAGATTCTTTTCAGCTAAATATATATTGCCCAGCATATTATGTACTTGTGGATTTTCAGGCGAGATATTTTGAGCTCTATTAATTTTTTCTTTAGCAGAACTAATATCACCCTTTTGTAGGTCAATTGTGGCTAATCCTAATAAGGCATCTACATATTCAGGATTAATCTTTAATGCTTTTTCAAATTCTTCAATTGCCTGGATAACCAATCCTTTGCTAAAATATCTTATCCCTAATTTATAATGAGCATCTGCAGAGTCAGGTTTTTCCTGGACTTCTTTTTTTGCTATCAGGATTTGGTCATCTTCGAGTATTTTCTTGGCTTTGGGTGAATCTTTTATCCCGCCGGATGTCTTACTACAACCTTCTGGTGTTTGAGAGATGAGAAATAATAATATCAGACCTATTTTAATAAACATCTTTCTCCTGAAAATAGGTTATGGGACGCAGATTTTCGCAGATTCTCAGGATGTATATTTAAAAATCCTGAAAATCTGCGTTTATCTGCGTCCTATACTTTCCTCTGAAAATATCCGCAGATTTGGCCATAAAACAAAGAGCCGATTATACTCCTTTATTATTATAATCGGCTATTTTGATGATTTTCTTTAGAAATTTTATAATTCTAATTTAAATCGCATTATTTCAAAGCATTCTGCAAATTCGCATTTGGTTTGTCCGTCATACATTTCAAATCCGCGTAGTTTTGCTCTGGCTTCAACTGCCCCTAACCAGAATTCGCCGCCATATTTTTTAAATTGGGATTCATGAGCCTTAAGTGCCTCCATTTTAATCTTGTTAAACTTACTAATATCTACATACACCTGGGCTCTAAATCCCTGGTATGACCTACCTGAAGGCATCATCGGTTCATACATTAATATGGTATTAAAATATCTTGCCGCAGAGATTGAAGATAAAGCGGAGGTGCGATGAGCCTGATGTGTATCATGAGGCCAATGAGTGAATATTATATCCGGGTTAAATTCATTAAAGATTTTATTTAATGCCTCAACACTCTGAGAATCATACGGTATATCTTTTGTTGGGAAGTCTAATGTTATTAATTTACTTCCCAATATCTCTGCGGCTTTTTTACCCTCTACTTCTGCTTCTTCTTTTGTTCGTAAAGTCTTACCCGTATAATCAGTATAGTCAGATTGACTCATCACTATCATCAATACTTCATGTCCATTATTTACTGCTTTAGCAATAGTCCCTCCGCAACTTATTTCAATATCATCAGAATGTGCACCAATAGCGACAATTTTCAAGATAGTTTATCCTTTCTTTTTATAAAAAATATGGTATCCCTTCCTTCTTTATTTTGGAGATATGACTCGTCCCTTTTTCCTCCCAGATGTATTTTTTTATCTCTTCGTTTTTATGTCCATTGCCGTTTCCATTTCCATTTTTTAAGAGTATTGAGAAGTAATATTCACGAAGAAGTAGTTTCCATATCATAATAACAGTAAGTTTTACATCATACCAGAAAGAGTATTTTTCAATATATTCCCGATCTAATCTCATTCTTTCTCTTTGTCCTTCTTCCTCATTAAGGTCAATTCCTCCATTCCCATTTCCGTTATCATCAGAAGTTCCATAGATAACCTCTGTTAAGCAAAATAATCCTGGTTTTACCGTTATTCTATCCTTTAAAATATCCATATATCTGGGATAAAATATAGGTCGCTCTGACCTTGGACCAACAACACTCATTTCTCCACGCAAGACATTAAATAATTGAGGTAATTCATCTAAGGCTGTTTTCCGCAGTATTCTTCCTAAAAAGGTAATTCTTTTATCATTTTTCTCGGTTAGTATGGGTTCAATAATTACCTCTCCATTCGAATTTTTTTTAACCTCTGCTCCATTTTTCATCGTCCGGAATTTAGGTAAGGCAAAAAAATCTCCTCCTTTACCTACCCTTACCTGCTTAAATATAACCGGCTCATTCCATGCAGACAGTTTAATAGCCAGGGCAATTATAGCCATTAACGGAGCAAAAAAGATTAATGCTATGGTTGTCAGGATAATATCACAAATTCTTTTTCCTTTTTTTCGGTAGAAGGTATTGGCGTTCACTTCTTTATTTCTTCCCCTCTTATTATTGATAGGCTCTTCTCTCCTTCATTGAAGATAAGGTCTATGACCGACATCTCTGGTATAAAAGGTTTAAATACCTGATTATACGCTGGATGAGTAAATTCTTGAAACACAACTTCAATATTTTCTTTCTTAAAAATTTCTGTGTCTAAGTAATCCTTCCCAAATTTGCCAGAAAGGTATGTTGTTGCCCCCACTTTTTTACAAA of the bacterium genome contains:
- a CDS encoding sugar transferase, with the protein product MNANTFYRKKGKRICDIILTTIALIFFAPLMAIIALAIKLSAWNEPVIFKQVRVGKGGDFFALPKFRTMKNGAEVKKNSNGEVIIEPILTEKNDKRITFLGRILRKTALDELPQLFNVLRGEMSVVGPRSERPIFYPRYMDILKDRITVKPGLFCLTEVIYGTSDDNGNGNGGIDLNEEEGQRERMRLDREYIEKYSFWYDVKLTVIMIWKLLLREYYFSILLKNGNGNGNGHKNEEIKKYIWEEKGTSHISKIKKEGIPYFL
- a CDS encoding PIG-L family deacetylase, whose protein sequence is MKIVAIGAHSDDIEISCGGTIAKAVNNGHEVLMIVMSQSDYTDYTGKTLRTKEEAEVEGKKAAEILGSKLITLDFPTKDIPYDSQSVEALNKIFNEFNPDIIFTHWPHDTHQAHRTSALSSISAARYFNTILMYEPMMPSGRSYQGFRAQVYVDISKFNKIKMEALKAHESQFKKYGGEFWLGAVEARAKLRGFEMYDGQTKCEFAECFEIMRFKLEL
- a CDS encoding tetratricopeptide repeat protein: MFIKIGLILLFLISQTPEGCSKTSGGIKDSPKAKKILEDDQILIAKKEVQEKPDSADAHYKLGIRYFSKGLVIQAIEEFEKALKINPEYVDALLGLATIDLQKGDISSAKEKINRAQNISPENPQVHNMLGNIYLAEKNLKAAEIQFEKSLKLNPDSANTHYNLANLYYLQGRKNEAIDEYKKVIKIEPRNSDTYLRLGSVYMEIRSYDDAIATFSQVIKILPDNPVGYDYLGSAFFSQGKTEEAVTQFKKAIDIEPKFFPGYEHLGNVYFTQKMYQESIDAYKKALAINQKLPLVYLRLGIIYEIEKRYEEAITTYKAAIEFNPDFAQPYNNLAYLYAEQGTNLKSALSLAITAVKLAPNSAGTLDTLGWVYYQLARYDEAIANLEQAAMRAPTQPMITYHLGLAYYKKGDNIKAKEILNKVLQLQPDFPEAKIIKEIIKKIY